The Salvelinus alpinus chromosome 22, SLU_Salpinus.1, whole genome shotgun sequence DNA window TTAATTATGTTGCATAGTAGCTGGAACCAAAACGTTTTTGTTGTCCATCCTTTCCTTATTACTGAATAAATCGACAGCATGATGACACAGATGACAAAATAATAAATAGAGACCGTATGTGCAAAAAAGAATAGATCTCTGTTAAAATTTGTTACATGTTTTATGTATGGTTGCATGAAGCTTTTAATTTGATAACTGCTAACTTTAACCCAGTTGTTTCCTAGGTGATAAACTTTAAGTAGACTGTAGTTTATGACTCAGCTTTCCACTGTCCACTGAGGTCAAAGCAGTTTAAAATGAACTAATGCTAAGTATTTGAATGACATTTAAAAAGTAAAGAGCAGTGTGACGTTTTAGTAATTGTTAATATactacattgagtgtacaaaacattaaacacctactctttccatgacatagactgaccagctgactcgaggtgaaagcaatgatcccttattgatgtcatttgttaaatccacttcaatcagtgtagatgaaggggaggagacgggttaaagaagtatttttaagcctagagacatggattgtgtatgtgtgccattcagatggtgaatgggcaagacaaaagattgaagtgcctttgaacagggtatactagtaagtgccaggcgcagcggtttgtgtcaagaactgcaacgctgctgggtttttcatgctcaacagatTCCCATGTATATTGAGAATGgtacaccacccaaaggacattcagccaacttgacacaactgtgggaagcattggagtcaacatgggccagcatttcgacaccttgtagagtccataccccaaaaaatataggctgttctgagggcaaagggggaggggggtgtaCTATTCTTTCTATTTATCCAGCTTAACAGCGTACACCCAacatgttccccctgttgatgatgcttaTTATGCATTATGGTTGAACTAAGAGATTACATGTCACAATAACACTTCATTCATACTAATCAACCTAATAAtaatgacacacccctcactattgtcattggttgcaataattgcactgtttgtctacacaACCTGTTTCAAGCATTCATGAaattaccctgaagaaggcacagtgatgccgaaacgttggtgttttacccaataaattactgggagtttatagaTAGAGTGTGCGACTCTCTTCAAATAGATACATTGTTGTTTTTATTCACAGTTGTCACATACATTACATCCGTGTCAAGTGATGCCACTACTCCCTCAACTACACCAACACCCACTTCAAGTGATTCCACCACTCACTCAACTACACCAACACCCTCTTCAAGTGACGCCACCACTCACTCAACtacatcaacagtcacttcaagtgacgCCACCACTCACTCAACtacatcaacagtcacttcaagtgattccACCACTCACCCAACtacatcaacagtcacttcaagtgatgccaccactccctcaactgcatcaacagtcacttcaagggattccaccactccctcaacagtcacttcaagtgatgctacCACCTCAACTATATCaatagtcacttcaagtgatgccaccactccctcaactgcatcaacagtcacttcaagtgatgccaccactccctcaactgcatcaacagtcacttcaagtgattccaccactccctcagcagtcacttcaagtgatgccaccaccacctcaactatatcaacagtcacttcaagtgattccaccactccctcaactacaccaacagtcacttcaagtgatgccaccactccctcaactgcatcaacagtcacttcaagtgattccaccactccctcagcagtcacttcaagtgatgccaccaccacctcaactatatcaacagtcacttcaagtgatgccaccactccctcaactgcatcaacagtcacttcaagtgatgccaccaccacCTCAACTACACCAACACCCACTTCAAGTGattccaccactccctcaactgcATCAACacccacttcaagtgatgccaccactccctcaactacACCAACACCCACTTCAAGTGattccaccactccctcaactgcatcaacagtcacttcaagtgattccaccactccctcagcagtcacttcaagtgatgccaccacctcaactatatcaacagtcacttcaagtgatgccaccactccctcaactacATCAACACCCACTTCAAGTGATTCCACCACATCAACACCCACTTCAAGTGATTCCACCACTCCCtcagcagtcacttcaagtgatgccaccaccacCTCAACTACGTctacagtcacttcaagtgatgccaccactccctcaactgcatcaacagtcacttcaagtgattccaccactccctcagcagtcacttcaagtgatgccaccacctCAACTACGTctacagtcacttcaagtgatgccaccactccctcaactgcatcaacagtcacttcaagtgattccACCACTcactcaacagtcacttcaagtgatgctacCACCTCAACTATATCaatagtcacttcaagtgatgccaccactccctcaactgcatcaacagtcacttcaagtgatgccaccactccctcaactgcatcaacagtcacttcaagtgattccaccactccctcagcagtcacttcaagtgatgccaccaccacctcaactatatcaacagtcacttcaagtgattccaccactccctcaactacaccaacagtcacttcaagtgatgccaccactccctcaactgcatcaacagtcacttcaagtgattccaccactccctcaacagtcacttcaagtgatgccaccactccctcaactgcatcaacagtcacttcaagtgatgccaccaccacCTCAACTACACCAACACCCACTTCAAGTGattccaccactccctcaactgcATCAACacccacttcaagtgatgccaccactccctcaactacACCAACACCCACTTCAAGTGattccaccactccctcaactgcatcaacagtcacttcaagtgattccaccactccctcagcagtcacttcaagtgatgccaccacctcaactatatcaacagtcacttcaagtgatgccaccactccctcaactacATCAACACCCACTTCAAGTGattccaccactccctcaactacATCAACACCCACTTCAAGTGATTCCACCACTCCCtcagcagtcacttcaagtgatgccaccaccacCTCAACTACGTctacagtcacttcaagtgatgccaccactccctcaactgcatcaacagtcacttcaagtgattccaccactccctcagcagtcacttcaagtgatgccaccacctCAACTACGTctacagtcacttcaagtgatgccaccactccctcaactgcatcaacagtcacttcaagtgattccaccactccctcagcagtcacttcaagtgatgccaccacctcaactatatcaacagtcacttcaagtgatgccaccactccctcaactacATCAACACCCACTTCAAGTGattccaccactccctcaactacATCAACACCCACTTCAAGTGATTCCACCACTCCCtcagcagtcacttcaagtgatgccaccaccacCTCAACTACGTctacagtcacttcaagtgatgccaccactccctcaactgcatcaacagtcacttcaagtgattccaccactccctcagcagtcacttcaagtgatgccaccacctCAACTACATCAACACCCACTTCAAGTGattccaccactccctcaactacATCAACACCCAGTTCAAGTTCAAGTGATTCCACCACTCCCtcagcagtcacttcaagtgatgccaccaccacCTCAACTACATCAACacccacttcaagtgatgccaccaatccCTCAGCAGTCaattcaagtgatgccaccactccttCAACTACGTCTACAGTCACTTCTAGttatgccaccactccctcaactacatcaacagtcacttcaagtgatgccaccacctCAACTACATCAACACCCACTTCAAGTGattccaccactccctcaactacATCAACACCCAGTTCAAGTGATTCCACCACTCCCTCAGCAGTCaattcaagtgatgccaccactccttCAACTACGTCTACAGTCACTTCTAGttatgccaccactccctcaactacatcaacagtcacttcaagtgattccACCAATCCCTCAACTACACCAACACCCACTTCAaatgatgccaccactccctcaacaacatcaacagtcacttcaagtgattccACCACTCCCttaacagtcacttcaagtgatgccaccaccacCTCAACTATATCaatagtcacttcaagtgataCTACATCAACAGTCAcatcaagtgatgccaccactccctcagcTACATCAACAGTCACGTCAAGTGATGCCATCACTACATCAACAGTCAATTCAaatgatgccaccactccctcaactacatcaacagtcacttcaagttatgccaccactccctcaactacatcaacagtcacttcaagttatgccaccactccctcaactacatcaacagtcacttcaagttatgccaccactccctcaactacatcaacagtcacttcaagttatgccaccactccctcaactacatcaacagtcacttcaagttatgccaccactccctcaactacatcaacagtcacttcaagtgatgccaccactccctcaacgaCATCAACAGTCATTTCAAGTGATATTACATCAACATTCATTACAAGTAATGCCAAAACCCCCTCAACTACATCAACacccacttcaagtgatgccaccactccctcaactacACCAACacccacttcaagtgatgccaccactccctcaacgaCATCAACAGTCATTTCAAGTGATATTACATCAACATTCATTACAAGTAATGCCAAAACCCCCTCAACTACATCAACACCCACTTCAAATGATGCCACCACTCCAACAGTCACTCAAAGTAATGTCATCACTCAGTCAACTACATTGACAGTTACTTCAAGTgataccaccactactacattgACTTCAAGTAATATTACATTAACACCCATTTCAAGTGattccaccactccctcaactacATCAACAtccacttcaagtgatgccaccactccttCAAATACGTctacagtcacttcaagtgatgccaccactccttCAACTACGTctacagtcacttcaagtgatgccaccactcccaaTGCTACATCGACAGTCACAAGTGATGTCACTACTCTAAGACCAATAATGCCATCAACAAGTGGTACTACTACAGTAATAACAAAAACCTCAACATTTGTAGCAGTATccactccctccaccccctcacagGGACTAACTTTCAGAGACACTACTTTGGTGACAACAATCAAAACCCCTGTTGCAGAATGCGGTAAGATTATAACCATCATCTTATGATGGTTTTTGAGAATATGATTCTTAATAAAAAAAGTAGTAGACATAGtatagaattatttatttttttacttacaaATTAATACCAAAGACTATTGAAATGTGTGAAAATATTGCTGTACATACACAgaattattttatctttatttatcgTAATTTGTGTTCAGTGTTAGAAACTCTGGTGAATGTCATCAGGCTGGAGAATGCCACCAGTATGTTAATCAGTGTGAGTTGGACAGGTATTAACCTGGACCAGCAGATACAGTACAAGGTGAAGCTGGAGTCTGGTTCAAACTCAATCCAGAGTGAGACCTCAGCCACCAAAGCTGTTTTCTCAGACCTTACTCCTGGAACCATATACACTCTGATTATTGAGTACTTATCCTGCAGTATCAAGAAATACATTTCAGCAAacataatataaatataaatataaacatAAACAGATAAACATAAAGTGTCATTAATGCGCTGAATTCATCTGCACTCGGAGTGGATCTGAATATCACCTCTGTAAAAGGTTCAATTCCAATAACTACGTACAATGATATTTTCTATGCTAGTTAATCAAACAAGTGATTTCGGAATAAATATTTAAGAAGTAACATAAATATTGATGCTTTGGATCAATTGAATGATAGATTTGTATATCTAGGTATAAAACAAGTCTACATTCACACCAGGTGGCTATCATATCGCCATGTGTATTTAGTGGCTTTTAGTAACTTAATTTATTACTTTATTACAGAGGCAGATATCTGTCAAAGAGGAGGTTACACATGCTCAAAAAATGCCAGCTGTGTCAGAGAGGGACCTTCACATACATGTGAATGCAAGGCAGAATTCTATGACCAAAATCCAACCGTACTGGGTACCGACTGCAAGAGTAAAATAACTTTGTTGCTTGAAATGTGTGCTACACTTTACATTAAATAAGTACTTTATACAAGAGTAACTACCAGTGGAATAACATTTTATTACCCTGTAATACACTAGTAAGTACCTCCAGTTAAGCAGTATTTACCACTATTGCACTCACTATTTTGTAGGAAATATCACTCCAGGTGCAGATCCATGCAAAGGCTTGTGTTCACCACGTGCTCAGTGTGTGGTTGGTCCTGGAGGCAGCCAGCAGTGTAGCTGCTATCCTGGTTTGATAGATCAGAATCCTGTTAATCCTGGGAAGCTGTGCATAGGTACACTAACGTCCTCTGCCTCAAAATGTATCTGTGTCAATTCCTTACTTAAGTATCTTACACATAGGTTACATTACATCTTCATGTCATCAACATCTACCCACTCTAGATCCAGTGGACTGTTTTGATCAAGAAAAGGAACTTTGTTCATCCCAAAATCAGTGTCTTCCGTCCAAGTTTCTCTGCTCACGTAAGTTCTGAAATCATACCAACTCTTCAGATCTCACATACGGTATTCAGAGAAAGAGGAACCTGTAATACTGAGGCCTTTTTGTGCCTCTGACTGAGTCACGATGACCTACAGCTTATTATAACAACTCTCTCTGCTTCCCTCAGTGAGGAATGTTTTCCAATTAACAGCAAAGTTAAACTCTTGGATCTTCAATTCCTCTCTGTACGACCCAGGGAGCGATGCTTGGGCGTATGCCTCTACAAAGATCGTAACAACTGTAAGTGCATAGATTTGTAATTATCATTATGTCTTAAATATGCTATCTTAAAATACTATGGTTTCTTTTCCGTAACAATTTCTTGAAATAGACATCTACTTtactatttttttaaatccaggTTGTCCCCAGAATACGGCGTGTTCTGTCAGAGCCATCCTTTGACATGACAGTGGTGGGCTTTCAGAAGGGTAGTGTGGTAGTTAGGATGATGTGTGGTTTTAATGGGAATATTTACGCTGATGAAAGAGCTCTCCAGACTGCTCTACAGGACACTATCTGCAAACACCTGGGCACAACCGCCATAACTACCTTGAAAAGtatgtttaaaacatttttttttttttgtgtgaattGGCATTACATGGCGATGGTGTTTTTTCTGTTCAATTAATGTATGTGACTTAGTTGTGGTTTCACTAAtttcttttgttttattttgtgtggGATGCTGCTTATCTAATATTGTCCTTTCAGTAGTTACTTATAGACATTGACCAAACATTCGTTTTTTCCCCTGTAGGAGTTTCCCAGATATCAACGGCCCCGGGAGAAGGCTGGAAAGTGGCGACCATAGTCCTGGGAGTTCTGTTGGGCTTGATTTTGTTAGTCGGGGTTGTCGTTCTGATCAGCACCGCAGTGAGGAGAGCAACTAGCAAGCTGACCTCATACAACCTCCAGCACACAGAGCACAACAGACAGGTGGTGTCCAATGACTATTTACAAGGATGTTATTCTTACCAGATGTAGTTCAGAGATAAAAAAATATCAAGATATTGAATATTAATAACATTtgaattatacactgctcaaaaaaataaagggaacacttaaacaacacaatgtaactccaagtcaatcacacttctgtgaaatcaaactgtccacttaggaagcaacactgattgacaataaatttcacatgctgttgtgcaaatggaatagacaaaaggtggaaattataggcaattagcaagacacccccaaaaaaggagtgattctgcaggtggtgaccacagaccacttctcagttcctatgcttcctggctgatgttttggtcacttttgaatgctggcggtgctctcactctagtggtagcatgagacggagtctacaacccacacaagtggctcaggtagtgcagttcatccaggatggcacatcaatgcgagctgtggcaaaaaggtttgctgtgtctgtcagcgtagtgtccagagcatggaggcgctaccaggagacaggccagtacatcaggagacgtggaggaggccgtaggagggcaacaacccagcagcaggaccgctacctccgcctttgtgcaaggaggtgcactgccagcgccctgcaaaatgacctccagcaataaaataaataataaaataataaaatatttctTCTTCAATCAAGTAATATACAAAGTTTTTCCTCAGTTTCTTTATGACTCTAAAACCTAATCATATAATGTCCTATCTTAAACTATTCGGCAGATGGAGTTGACAGTTTATGGTTGTGacaatggtgattttaatattgTTTGTTTAAATCTATCAAAAGGAGAGAACTTTCCAGACCATGAGTGGTCTTGTTGCACTACAGGTAATGAGGACATGAAGAAGGGGTCCTTATGGTGAAGCTGTCCCTTCTCATTCCTGATTCATTTAGGATTTTAGACAAATCTGACAGAGTTGACCAAATCTCCTAGTTTTGAGAGAAATATTATTTAAAGTCAGAGAGGGCTATTGGAAGAAACTACATAAGAAATTTCTTCAGTTAGTATTCATTATTGcctgtttttaaaaatgttaaacacttttttggagaGTTTGAAATTGGGATCCTTTGTAAGGGCATTTCCGGGCATAGAGCCGACATGGAAATGAATAATATTGAAAATATTTGGACAATTCCAAAAGCAAATCTTTGCTCTAATAAAATTCCCCTAAATGTATTTTAAGCTCAAATAatgcaaaaaatatattaaaaaatctAGTATAAAAATCTAGTTTCCATGCCGGACAAGGATTGTCCCGACTTTCAAGAATCCATTAATTAAGATTTGTCACTCATGAGAACAGGAATAATGTTTGGATCTGGAGAAAACATTTACTATTGCAATGGGAACTAAATATATTGTTTTAAAGTGCTATTGTGTACGTATGCAACTTCACTGAGTGCATAATGGCCTGGATCTTATTGCAGTGGATAAGAGTACTGAAGCAATCCACCAGAAGCCACAGTTGTCTGATAACTGAATATAGTACCATGATATCACCTGTGTCAGTGTGAGTGCAATGCCATGaacccattaaaaaaaaaagt harbors:
- the LOC139548720 gene encoding mucin-2-like — protein: MQERISSWLIKVAFMLFVTYITSVSSDATTPSTTPTPTSSDSTTHSTTPTPSSSDATTHSTTSTVTSSDATTHSTTSTVTSSDSTTHPTTSTVTSSDATTPSTASTVTSRDSTTPSTVTSSDATTSTISIVTSSDATTPSTASTVTSSDATTPSTASTVTSSDSTTPSAVTSSDATTTSTISTVTSSDSTTPSTTPTVTSSDATTPSTASTVTSSDSTTPSAVTSSDATTTSTISTVTSSDATTPSTASTVTSSDATTTSTTPTPTSSDSTTPSTASTPTSSDATTPSTTPTPTSSDSTTPSTASTVTSSDSTTPSAVTSSDATTSTISTVTSSDATTPSTTSTPTSSDSTTSTPTSSDSTTPSAVTSSDATTTSTTSTVTSSDATTPSTASTVTSSDSTTPSAVTSSDATTSTTSTVTSSDATTPSTASTVTSSDSTTHSTVTSSDATTSTISIVTSSDATTPSTASTVTSSDATTPSTASTVTSSDSTTPSAVTSSDATTTSTISTVTSSDSTTPSTTPTVTSSDATTPSTASTVTSSDSTTPSTVTSSDATTPSTASTVTSSDATTTSTTPTPTSSDSTTPSTASTPTSSDATTPSTTPTPTSSDSTTPSTASTVTSSDSTTPSAVTSSDATTSTISTVTSSDATTPSTTSTPTSSDSTTPSTTSTPTSSDSTTPSAVTSSDATTTSTTSTVTSSDATTPSTASTVTSSDSTTPSAVTSSDATTSTTSTVTSSDATTPSTASTVTSSDSTTPSAVTSSDATTSTISTVTSSDATTPSTTSTPTSSDSTTPSTTSTPTSSDSTTPSAVTSSDATTTSTTSTVTSSDATTPSTASTVTSSDSTTPSAVTSSDATTSTTSTPTSSDSTTPSTTSTPSSSSSDSTTPSAVTSSDATTTSTTSTPTSSDATNPSAVNSSDATTPSTTSTVTSSYATTPSTTSTVTSSDATTSTTSTPTSSDSTTPSTTSTPSSSDSTTPSAVNSSDATTPSTTSTVTSSYATTPSTTSTVTSSDSTNPSTTPTPTSNDATTPSTTSTVTSSDSTTPLTVTSSDATTTSTISIVTSSDTTSTVTSSDATTPSATSTVTSSDAITTSTVNSNDATTPSTTSTVTSSYATTPSTTSTVTSSYATTPSTTSTVTSSYATTPSTTSTVTSSYATTPSTTSTVTSSYATTPSTTSTVTSSDATTPSTTSTVISSDITSTFITSNAKTPSTTSTPTSSDATTPSTTPTPTSSDATTPSTTSTVISSDITSTFITSNAKTPSTTSTPTSNDATTPTVTQSNVITQSTTLTVTSSDTTTTTLTSSNITLTPISSDSTTPSTTSTSTSSDATTPSNTSTVTSSDATTPSTTSTVTSSDATTPNATSTVTSDVTTLRPIMPSTSGTTTVITKTSTFVAVSTPSTPSQGLTFRDTTLVTTIKTPVAECGNITPGADPCKGLCSPRAQCVVGPGGSQQCSCYPGLIDQNPVNPGKLCIDPVDCFDQEKELCSSQNQCLPSKFLCSLRNVFQLTAKLNSWIFNSSLYDPGSDAWAYASTKIVTTVVPRIRRVLSEPSFDMTVVGFQKGSVVVRMMCGFNGNIYADERALQTALQDTICKHLGTTAITTLKRVSQISTAPGEGWKVATIVLGVLLGLILLVGVVVLISTAVRRATSKLTSYNLQHTEHNRQVVSNDYLQGCYSYQM